One Roseimaritima multifibrata DNA window includes the following coding sequences:
- the ybeY gene encoding rRNA maturation RNase YbeY — MNKLTTSSIEVEINDATDASAELLESIQAAVRSAAAIRQFFTGSIGVAIVDDDAIQTINREHLQHDYPTDVISFAYAEDPPHVEGELVISRETARREAEELGWPPEHEILLYVIHGTLHICGMEDQTPAERLEMRQAECSVLAALGIENANRYGADGPMDAQPRGPN; from the coding sequence GTGAACAAACTGACAACCTCTTCCATTGAGGTCGAAATTAACGACGCGACCGATGCGTCCGCCGAGTTGCTGGAATCCATCCAAGCAGCGGTTCGCAGCGCTGCGGCGATACGGCAATTCTTTACCGGTTCCATCGGTGTTGCAATCGTCGATGACGATGCCATTCAGACGATCAATCGCGAACATCTGCAGCACGACTATCCGACCGATGTGATCAGTTTCGCGTACGCTGAGGATCCGCCCCACGTTGAGGGAGAACTGGTGATCAGTCGCGAAACGGCTCGCCGCGAAGCCGAAGAACTTGGCTGGCCCCCCGAACACGAGATCTTGCTGTATGTCATTCATGGCACACTGCATATTTGCGGGATGGAAGACCAAACGCCTGCGGAGCGATTAGAAATGCGGCAAGCGGAATGTTCCGTCCTTGCAGCACTGGGCATCGAAAATGCAAATCGGTACGGTGCCGATGGTCCGATGGATGCGCAGCCCAGGGGGCCAAACTGA
- a CDS encoding preprotein translocase subunit YajC: MSFQPIEWMTSRLFSQANNFWLFANEAAGNAAEAGAGGEGGAPGDQPVDFFQQVLTSPFLLGGGLLALFYVMVLLPEKRKKAKVAERLSALKANQRIVTIGGIHGVIVSAAADSDVVTIKTDEGSGNRMKINRSAIATVLEDEKSGSKKDS, from the coding sequence ATGTCGTTTCAGCCAATCGAATGGATGACCAGCCGTCTCTTCTCCCAAGCTAACAATTTCTGGTTATTCGCCAATGAGGCGGCCGGAAATGCCGCCGAAGCTGGAGCGGGCGGCGAAGGGGGAGCACCTGGCGACCAACCTGTCGATTTTTTCCAGCAGGTCCTCACAAGCCCGTTTTTGCTTGGCGGAGGCCTCTTGGCATTGTTTTATGTCATGGTTTTGCTGCCAGAAAAACGCAAAAAAGCCAAGGTAGCCGAGCGTTTAAGCGCTCTGAAAGCCAATCAACGGATCGTGACGATCGGCGGGATTCACGGCGTCATCGTTTCGGCCGCGGCCGATTCGGACGTGGTCACAATCAAAACGGACGAAGGGTCGGGAAACCGAATGAAGATCAATCGATCGGCGATCGCGACCGTATTAGAAGACGAAAAATCGGGTTCGAAGAAGGATTCGTAA
- a CDS encoding HD family phosphohydrolase produces the protein MSSTPSKRTRSERAQSLGTHPPRLKKLMQDFSDRGIWTRLAIAALAAGLMLFACETWKPPFAYRTGFIPPRDLVARINFEVPDLAGTQVAQARKRAEVITFYRNDPQPLNQRRENLKNQLFVILDAASYEQMSEEERQVFGEFWTGDETSEGADSHAAQFAALKSTLATDTALSDLDASLKMAMDTMYTDGLLQVPTHSIDQGNQRVISIYPAGRPDEARQVEVASVRIAQARDELTTKLAEQFRLRFGDKPAYETAAKMIAQWMNKALPETLTYDDQRSEKARVAAAESVGTVMTAYRSGTTPIATAGRPIDTTQLDVLHTEWKVLTDNMEWTDRLLRVVAYLGMIIALYLLCGSYIYFVDDRPLLADPRKLSLLLGLMFLTVSLCHWTSREQWQAATIPLVIASVTAVVVYGRELALLLMSSVCLAVTLFNGSDLADLVTMTAAATSCILLLGRLRSRTRLLYLGITVAAVVAATVIGVGIVTGQSLSAGNAGAGQEGLIQSSLLSDLLRTLLEEAIWIGGCVIVSCLATTGLLPVIERVFGVQTDLSLLELGDAGHPLLRQLAQRAPGTYNHSINVASIGEAAADAIGANGLLVRVGAYFHDIGKMFKPNYFIENQGQGPNQHDSLQPAMSTLVIIAHVKDGADLARTHHLPESIIDFILQHHGTTLVEYFYREATKRSESDPNGEEVSDKDFRYPGPKPQTLEAAVMMLADTVESASRTLVDPTPARIKSLVEAIAMKKLSDGQFDECGLTLMQLDRIKQSLVKSLTAIYHSRVKYPGQQTA, from the coding sequence ATGAGCAGTACTCCATCGAAACGAACACGGTCCGAGCGAGCCCAGTCACTGGGAACGCATCCACCCCGTCTGAAAAAGTTGATGCAAGACTTTTCGGATCGAGGCATTTGGACTCGATTGGCGATCGCCGCCTTGGCTGCGGGTTTGATGCTGTTTGCATGCGAGACTTGGAAGCCTCCTTTTGCCTACCGAACGGGTTTCATTCCTCCTCGGGACCTGGTGGCGCGGATCAATTTTGAAGTCCCTGATCTGGCCGGCACCCAAGTCGCTCAGGCTCGAAAACGAGCCGAGGTGATCACGTTCTACCGCAATGATCCTCAACCGTTAAACCAGCGCCGCGAGAATCTGAAGAACCAACTGTTTGTCATTCTTGATGCCGCTTCCTACGAACAGATGAGCGAGGAAGAGCGGCAGGTCTTTGGCGAATTCTGGACCGGAGACGAAACGTCGGAAGGGGCCGATTCCCACGCGGCCCAGTTCGCCGCCCTCAAGTCAACGCTGGCAACCGATACCGCACTATCGGACTTGGATGCTAGTTTAAAAATGGCGATGGATACGATGTATACCGACGGGCTACTGCAAGTCCCGACGCACAGCATCGACCAAGGCAATCAACGTGTGATTTCGATCTATCCCGCGGGAAGACCTGATGAAGCCCGCCAGGTCGAAGTGGCCAGCGTCCGGATCGCGCAAGCTCGCGATGAACTGACCACCAAATTGGCCGAACAATTTCGACTCCGCTTCGGGGACAAACCGGCCTACGAAACCGCGGCGAAAATGATCGCTCAGTGGATGAACAAAGCCCTTCCAGAAACCCTCACCTACGACGATCAGCGAAGCGAAAAAGCTCGAGTCGCAGCGGCGGAGTCGGTTGGAACGGTCATGACGGCGTACCGCAGCGGCACCACCCCGATCGCAACCGCCGGTCGCCCTATCGATACAACTCAGCTGGACGTATTGCATACGGAATGGAAAGTACTAACGGACAACATGGAATGGACCGATCGTCTGCTCCGAGTCGTTGCCTATCTGGGGATGATCATCGCACTCTATCTGCTGTGCGGGTCCTACATCTACTTCGTCGACGATCGCCCCCTCTTAGCTGATCCTCGGAAACTATCATTGCTGCTTGGGTTGATGTTCCTGACCGTGTCGCTCTGCCACTGGACGTCCCGTGAGCAGTGGCAGGCCGCAACCATCCCGCTGGTAATCGCATCGGTCACAGCAGTCGTTGTCTACGGCCGCGAACTGGCGCTCCTGCTGATGTCTTCGGTCTGCCTGGCGGTAACGCTGTTTAACGGCAGTGACTTGGCCGACTTGGTCACAATGACCGCCGCTGCAACCAGCTGTATCCTGCTGCTGGGACGTTTGCGCAGCCGCACCCGATTGCTGTATCTGGGAATTACAGTTGCCGCGGTCGTCGCTGCGACGGTGATCGGTGTCGGAATTGTCACCGGACAATCGCTGTCGGCAGGGAACGCGGGCGCCGGCCAAGAAGGATTGATCCAGTCCTCCCTGTTAAGTGATTTACTACGCACGCTTTTAGAAGAAGCGATCTGGATTGGCGGTTGCGTGATCGTCTCCTGTTTGGCCACCACCGGGCTGCTGCCGGTTATCGAACGTGTGTTCGGAGTTCAAACGGACCTAAGCCTGCTGGAATTGGGGGATGCCGGTCACCCGTTGTTACGCCAATTGGCACAACGAGCCCCCGGAACCTACAACCATTCGATCAATGTCGCATCGATTGGCGAAGCGGCCGCCGATGCGATCGGAGCCAATGGATTATTGGTCCGCGTGGGAGCTTACTTCCATGACATCGGCAAGATGTTCAAACCGAACTACTTCATCGAAAACCAAGGACAGGGCCCCAACCAACACGATTCCCTGCAACCGGCGATGAGCACGTTGGTGATCATTGCCCACGTGAAGGACGGTGCCGACCTTGCACGCACCCATCACCTGCCAGAATCGATCATCGACTTCATCCTCCAGCATCACGGCACCACGCTGGTCGAATACTTCTACCGCGAAGCAACCAAACGAAGCGAATCGGACCCCAACGGTGAGGAAGTATCGGACAAAGACTTCCGCTACCCAGGCCCCAAACCACAGACGCTGGAAGCGGCCGTGATGATGCTGGCCGACACCGTCGAAAGTGCCAGCCGAACCCTGGTCGACCCCACCCCCGCTCGGATCAAAAGCCTTGTCGAGGCGATCGCGATGAAGAAGCTGAGCGATGGTCAGTTCGACGAGTGCGGTTTGACCCTCATGCAACTGGACCGAATTAAACAAAGCCTCGTGAAATCGCTAACCGCGATTTATCATTCCCGCGTCAAGTATCCAGGACAACAGACAGCCTAA
- a CDS encoding DegT/DnrJ/EryC1/StrS family aminotransferase, which produces MHSLPAWPSWPPQSAAIRDSVAAVLADGQWGAYHSAITTELQSELAKRFGGPHVQLCCSGTAALETVLRSARLPAGAEVILSAFDFPGNRRTVELSGFRPVLVDCLEGSTAIDVSQVIAAATPETKAVVVSHLYGDFVQMRPLREWADANQVVLVEDACHVPGGIVDGRPAGTWGDAGVISFGGSKALTCGNGGALFTSDSRLAQRCKIHAERPSDATPLSGLQAAAVLPQVFELDANAAKRRAGARQLSTYFRSRAPAGWFFADAEAEGSPQEGLAEGAFRQDYYKWACWAPTESIRASVVQAAKQVGLPWRAGYRSAGAVSAKRCRQPFPLVNAQQAGARLLTLDHPVLMASTENLEAIASWMFAQMSMQSRG; this is translated from the coding sequence ATGCATTCCCTTCCTGCCTGGCCTTCCTGGCCACCCCAATCTGCCGCGATCCGCGATTCCGTAGCGGCGGTCCTGGCAGATGGGCAATGGGGCGCGTATCACTCGGCGATCACCACCGAATTGCAATCGGAGCTGGCGAAGCGGTTCGGGGGCCCTCATGTGCAGTTGTGCTGCAGTGGGACCGCTGCGTTGGAAACCGTTCTGCGAAGCGCTCGGTTACCGGCTGGCGCCGAGGTGATATTGAGTGCCTTTGATTTCCCGGGCAATCGCAGAACGGTCGAACTGTCAGGGTTTCGCCCGGTGCTGGTCGATTGCTTGGAGGGTTCGACCGCGATCGACGTTTCCCAGGTCATCGCTGCGGCGACCCCCGAGACCAAAGCGGTTGTCGTTTCGCACCTGTATGGCGATTTCGTCCAAATGCGGCCGCTGCGCGAATGGGCCGATGCAAACCAAGTGGTTCTGGTTGAGGATGCGTGCCATGTTCCCGGTGGAATCGTCGATGGGCGTCCGGCGGGAACTTGGGGGGATGCGGGAGTGATCAGTTTTGGAGGCAGCAAGGCATTGACGTGCGGGAACGGAGGAGCCCTTTTCACTTCCGATTCCCGTTTGGCGCAGCGTTGTAAGATTCATGCCGAACGCCCCAGCGATGCGACGCCGCTAAGCGGACTGCAAGCGGCCGCCGTGTTGCCACAGGTCTTCGAATTGGACGCAAACGCTGCAAAGCGACGGGCCGGGGCACGTCAGCTGTCAACCTATTTTCGTTCACGGGCTCCGGCGGGCTGGTTTTTTGCGGACGCTGAAGCAGAAGGTTCCCCACAAGAAGGGCTGGCAGAGGGGGCTTTTCGGCAGGACTATTATAAATGGGCCTGTTGGGCGCCGACGGAATCGATTCGGGCGAGCGTCGTTCAGGCTGCGAAACAGGTGGGGTTGCCGTGGCGGGCTGGGTATCGATCGGCTGGAGCGGTTTCAGCCAAGCGTTGTCGACAGCCGTTTCCGTTGGTGAATGCTCAGCAGGCCGGGGCTAGGTTGTTGACGCTCGATCACCCCGTTTTGATGGCTTCCACAGAGAATCTTGAGGCGATCGCCTCCTGGATGTTTGCTCAGATGTCAATGCAAAGTCGGGGCTAA
- the secD gene encoding protein translocase subunit SecD has product MDLSSPTVWADFGRAALTDLMLFANQAEGTELPAEEGMNFTKVLWLVGIAAVLILPFVVGNAIAKQLRLPADGTRLGIILLAITASVSVLSLGTLKYGVDLRGGTILVYEMDPESAKERAAANEQRITAEDLVPSLVKRINPSGTQEIVVRPYGEEQIEIIIPEVDQFEVDRIKGVIEQAGILRFAIIANGRDDSELIALARERANSEDINDRMAKSFTNRKGTSIGFWATVDRETKAGKSGVQPLRVAVSGVTVRNRATGEILDIPPAVAGNTETTAAYLQSIGVQEIQALMATRPGMDVTGEDLAMSSRGVDEKGSPAVNFKMDGPGSRRFLRLTSRNKPDGNFFRRLGIVLDDDLLSAPQINSPINGTGIITGEFTAEEVDRLVDILQAGQLPAALTKQPIAENQIGSTLGHDTITKGVWAIGGSLFLVLVFIVFYYRFAGIIACSALILNLVMTLAVMILINQPITLPGLAGLVLTVGMSVDANVLIFERIREELKKGAADRMAIRNGFARATTTIVDANLTTLITAIVLYAIGTDQIRGFAVTLILGILFSMFTAIYMSRTFFDIADRRGFADLRMSDLVTQLRGQGPGFNFINLARGTFVVSALLVVGGIAAIFARGSSILDIDFAGGSSVTFQLQEPVKANEVRKFVDEALNPNEDEDPIVFTLNSVTINSLGDNASELVYKVDTGLEDVNELKAKLRDGFSTNPDIALVTYDVNVSDGNIAPTPPADADKPAPSASDSSYISSATATQFVAFRSQDEGVEPETPAEPEAPAEPEAAPAEDAAPAEPAAPADDAAPAAEVDPATPPVGVLAPQPAVKSEAPRFSANITLAVEGNEDADTAQIKAEVLRARIYDAAKKVGVELGERAVEVSPTGEGTEQWNRDSALTFSHWNIELRTDPETGLLVTQQLKESLGSDPVWISSSSIGKRVAGDMIRRAGGAMFASLLCIIGYIWFRFQHVMYGLAAVAALVHDVIITLGAIAISFWVADALGFLLIDQFKISLTVVAALLTIVGYSLNDTIVVFDRIRETKGKSPRLTEDMVNSSITQTLSRTLLTSLTTLFVVAVLYAFGGEGIHAFAFALVIGVLVGTYSSIFVASPILLWMIQRYQPEARNA; this is encoded by the coding sequence ATGGATTTATCTTCCCCCACCGTCTGGGCAGACTTCGGTCGTGCCGCACTGACGGACCTGATGCTGTTTGCCAACCAAGCGGAAGGCACCGAGCTGCCCGCTGAAGAGGGCATGAATTTCACCAAAGTTCTCTGGTTGGTCGGAATTGCAGCCGTCCTTATCCTCCCATTTGTGGTGGGGAACGCGATCGCCAAACAGCTTCGGCTGCCAGCCGATGGAACGCGTCTGGGGATTATCCTGTTGGCGATCACCGCCTCGGTTAGCGTGCTGAGCCTAGGAACCCTGAAATACGGTGTTGACCTTCGTGGGGGAACGATCCTGGTCTACGAAATGGACCCGGAATCGGCCAAAGAACGAGCCGCAGCGAACGAGCAACGGATCACCGCAGAAGATTTGGTCCCCTCGCTCGTAAAACGAATCAACCCTTCGGGAACTCAAGAAATTGTTGTTCGCCCTTATGGTGAAGAACAAATTGAGATCATTATTCCTGAAGTCGATCAATTTGAAGTCGATCGAATCAAGGGTGTCATCGAACAGGCCGGTATCCTCCGCTTTGCAATCATCGCAAATGGTCGTGACGATTCCGAACTGATCGCATTGGCTCGCGAACGAGCCAACAGCGAAGACATCAACGACCGAATGGCGAAATCTTTCACCAACCGAAAAGGAACCTCGATCGGGTTCTGGGCAACGGTCGACCGCGAAACCAAAGCCGGAAAGTCGGGCGTTCAGCCGCTGCGAGTCGCCGTCAGTGGTGTCACGGTTCGAAACCGGGCAACCGGCGAGATCCTAGACATTCCACCGGCAGTCGCTGGCAACACGGAAACGACCGCAGCCTACCTGCAATCGATCGGGGTCCAAGAAATCCAAGCCCTGATGGCAACGCGTCCAGGCATGGACGTCACTGGCGAAGACTTGGCGATGTCCTCGCGAGGCGTCGATGAAAAAGGTAGTCCCGCCGTCAACTTCAAAATGGACGGACCTGGCAGTCGCCGCTTTTTGCGGCTGACCTCACGCAACAAACCGGACGGAAACTTCTTCCGCCGTTTGGGAATCGTGCTGGACGATGACTTGCTGTCCGCCCCGCAAATCAATTCACCCATTAACGGTACCGGGATTATCACCGGTGAATTCACCGCCGAAGAAGTCGATCGACTTGTCGACATCCTTCAAGCCGGACAACTTCCGGCCGCTCTGACCAAACAACCAATCGCGGAAAACCAAATCGGTTCAACCCTTGGTCACGACACGATCACCAAAGGTGTCTGGGCCATCGGCGGTTCGCTGTTTTTGGTCCTCGTGTTCATTGTCTTCTATTACCGGTTTGCTGGAATCATTGCCTGTTCGGCACTGATCTTGAACTTGGTGATGACCTTGGCAGTCATGATTTTGATCAATCAACCGATCACCCTTCCAGGTCTGGCCGGTTTGGTTTTGACCGTCGGTATGTCGGTCGATGCGAACGTTCTGATCTTCGAACGCATCCGCGAAGAATTGAAGAAGGGTGCGGCAGACCGAATGGCCATCCGCAACGGTTTCGCTCGAGCAACCACAACGATTGTCGATGCTAACCTGACCACCTTGATCACGGCGATCGTTTTGTACGCCATTGGTACTGACCAGATTCGCGGTTTCGCTGTGACTCTGATTTTGGGCATTCTGTTCAGTATGTTCACCGCGATTTACATGTCGCGAACCTTCTTCGACATTGCCGACCGTCGTGGATTTGCAGACCTTCGGATGTCCGATTTGGTTACACAGCTCCGAGGCCAAGGCCCTGGATTCAATTTCATCAATTTGGCTCGGGGAACTTTTGTGGTGTCCGCTCTGCTGGTTGTCGGTGGAATCGCCGCAATCTTTGCTCGTGGTAGTTCGATCCTCGATATCGACTTCGCCGGTGGTTCATCGGTTACTTTTCAACTGCAAGAACCGGTTAAAGCTAACGAAGTCCGCAAGTTTGTTGACGAAGCTTTGAACCCCAATGAAGATGAAGATCCGATTGTCTTCACATTGAACAGCGTGACGATCAACTCGCTGGGCGACAACGCAAGCGAATTGGTTTACAAGGTCGACACCGGCTTGGAAGACGTCAACGAACTGAAGGCCAAACTACGAGACGGATTCTCAACGAATCCTGATATCGCATTGGTGACCTATGACGTGAATGTTAGCGATGGAAACATTGCTCCAACGCCACCGGCCGATGCCGACAAGCCTGCCCCCAGCGCAAGTGATTCGTCGTACATCTCTTCCGCAACCGCCACCCAGTTTGTTGCTTTCCGAAGCCAGGACGAAGGTGTTGAACCGGAAACGCCGGCGGAACCAGAAGCTCCAGCGGAACCAGAAGCAGCCCCCGCTGAAGATGCAGCCCCTGCCGAACCGGCAGCTCCGGCTGACGATGCAGCTCCGGCCGCTGAAGTCGATCCTGCGACACCACCGGTTGGTGTATTGGCACCTCAGCCAGCGGTTAAAAGCGAGGCTCCTCGTTTTTCAGCAAACATCACCTTGGCGGTTGAAGGAAACGAAGACGCCGATACCGCTCAGATCAAAGCCGAAGTCCTGCGGGCTCGCATCTACGATGCCGCTAAGAAGGTTGGCGTGGAACTGGGTGAACGAGCGGTCGAAGTCAGCCCTACCGGTGAAGGGACCGAACAGTGGAATCGTGATTCCGCATTGACGTTCAGCCACTGGAATATCGAACTTCGCACCGATCCTGAAACAGGCCTGTTGGTCACTCAACAGCTGAAAGAATCGCTCGGCAGTGATCCGGTTTGGATTTCCAGCAGCAGCATCGGTAAGCGAGTTGCCGGAGACATGATTCGCCGAGCCGGTGGCGCGATGTTCGCCAGCTTGCTTTGCATCATCGGCTACATTTGGTTCCGTTTCCAACACGTGATGTACGGCCTGGCTGCCGTCGCCGCGTTGGTTCACGACGTGATCATTACGCTAGGTGCAATCGCCATCAGTTTCTGGGTTGCGGACGCACTCGGATTCCTGCTGATCGATCAGTTCAAGATCAGCCTGACGGTGGTGGCAGCGTTGCTGACGATCGTCGGGTATTCATTGAACGATACGATTGTGGTCTTCGACCGTATTCGTGAAACCAAGGGCAAGAGCCCTCGCTTGACCGAAGACATGGTGAATTCCAGTATCACTCAGACCCTCAGCCGTACATTGCTGACGTCGTTGACCACGTTGTTTGTGGTCGCGGTTCTGTACGCCTTTGGTGGAGAAGGGATTCACGCCTTTGCGTTTGCTCTGGTCATCGGTGTTTTGGTCGGTACTTACAGTTCGATCTTTGTCGCCAGCCCCATCCTGTTGTGGATGATTCAGCGTTATCAGCCAGAAGCTAGAAATGCCTAA
- a CDS encoding PhoH family protein → MTEATLPGTHPDEILNIFGPRDQNLKVLRRMFDVAITHRDGRIRITGDSDRVKQATRVLEQLRGLARRRGLLSIEDIEAVAAGETVPPALPSRLPTEESNTSGQGRPPQPAGSVDVKQAGRKIKPRTKGQAAYVSAIRKYDLTFCIGPAGTGKTYLAVATAVEALKSQQVRKIVLVRPAVEAGESLGFLPGDLRAKLNPYLRPLLDALSDMIDYDQTRNLMELDVIEVIPLAYMRGRTLNDAFIILDEAQNTTVAQMKMFLTRLGERSHMVVSGDITQLDLPRGTTSGLSDALKRLSSIDSIGTVYLGKTDIVRHALVQKIVTAYEDNQNET, encoded by the coding sequence ATGACTGAAGCGACTCTTCCCGGCACACACCCCGACGAAATACTTAATATTTTTGGTCCTCGTGATCAAAACTTGAAAGTGCTCCGGCGGATGTTCGATGTTGCAATCACCCATCGAGATGGCCGGATTCGTATTACGGGGGATTCGGACCGCGTCAAACAGGCGACGCGTGTCCTAGAGCAACTGCGCGGACTTGCCCGGCGACGTGGCCTGCTGTCGATCGAAGACATTGAAGCGGTCGCGGCTGGCGAAACCGTCCCGCCAGCCCTCCCTAGTCGCTTGCCAACAGAAGAATCAAACACAAGCGGACAAGGCCGTCCGCCGCAGCCGGCCGGATCGGTCGATGTCAAGCAAGCGGGTCGCAAGATCAAACCCCGCACCAAAGGACAAGCCGCCTACGTCAGTGCGATTCGCAAATATGATCTCACCTTCTGCATTGGGCCCGCAGGTACAGGGAAAACCTACCTGGCAGTCGCAACGGCTGTCGAAGCTTTAAAAAGTCAACAGGTCCGGAAGATCGTCTTGGTCCGCCCGGCCGTCGAAGCGGGAGAAAGCCTTGGTTTCCTTCCCGGAGACCTTCGAGCCAAATTAAATCCCTACCTGCGACCGCTTCTCGACGCATTAAGCGACATGATCGATTACGATCAGACTCGAAATTTGATGGAATTGGATGTCATTGAAGTCATTCCGTTGGCCTACATGCGTGGGCGGACGCTGAATGACGCGTTCATCATTTTGGACGAAGCCCAAAACACGACCGTCGCCCAAATGAAAATGTTTTTAACTCGTCTGGGCGAACGAAGTCATATGGTTGTTTCGGGCGACATAACCCAACTGGACCTTCCAAGAGGAACCACCAGCGGGTTGTCCGATGCTCTAAAAAGACTTTCTTCGATCGATTCGATCGGGACGGTTTATCTTGGAAAGACCGATATCGTTCGTCATGCTTTGGTTCAAAAAATCGTCACCGCGTACGAGGACAATCAGAACGAAACGTAG
- a CDS encoding phosphatidate cytidylyltransferase, with protein MLKDRLRSSAILLTFVFLMVWLDARHALFGVGGIWLLPMLMLLTLGTAVDICRLLTGANRLVRQPVTVVATMLVPLFACIPYIWEISGNLYPADCPVGRVGWIGIGIFVAAGIALTAEMMHYGRGPVGAMDRLQAGIFVATYVGVPMAFLVAVRNLGSGNWGLAALLTLIAVTKVCDAGAYFTGSMIGKHKLIPRLSPGKTWEGACGGIVASIAVAYGCVHWLFPAMVEIPFTAAPWWGPAVLGTICAITGMMGDLAESLVKRDTGAKDSGTTLPGLGGVWDVTDSLIATSVPGFLCFAAGLAGA; from the coding sequence GTGCTAAAAGATCGACTTCGCTCCTCTGCGATTTTGCTGACGTTTGTTTTCCTGATGGTTTGGCTGGATGCCCGCCACGCTTTATTTGGCGTGGGAGGGATCTGGCTGCTTCCGATGCTGATGTTGCTGACGCTGGGAACGGCTGTCGACATTTGCCGTTTACTGACAGGCGCGAACCGATTGGTTCGCCAACCTGTCACAGTGGTAGCGACGATGTTGGTCCCGCTATTTGCCTGCATTCCCTACATTTGGGAGATCAGCGGAAACCTCTACCCGGCCGACTGTCCTGTGGGACGCGTCGGTTGGATTGGAATCGGAATCTTCGTTGCCGCTGGGATCGCACTGACAGCGGAAATGATGCATTACGGACGTGGCCCCGTCGGCGCAATGGACCGCCTGCAAGCAGGCATTTTCGTGGCAACCTACGTCGGGGTCCCGATGGCCTTCCTGGTCGCCGTTCGTAATCTGGGATCTGGCAACTGGGGATTGGCTGCACTGTTAACCCTGATTGCAGTGACCAAAGTATGTGACGCGGGGGCCTACTTTACCGGCAGCATGATCGGCAAACATAAACTCATCCCCCGGCTTAGCCCTGGTAAAACCTGGGAGGGGGCATGTGGTGGAATCGTCGCATCGATCGCGGTCGCTTACGGTTGTGTCCACTGGCTGTTTCCGGCAATGGTAGAAATTCCGTTCACCGCTGCCCCCTGGTGGGGACCGGCCGTGCTGGGAACGATTTGTGCGATTACAGGGATGATGGGGGATTTAGCTGAATCCCTTGTGAAACGGGATACCGGCGCCAAAGACAGCGGAACCACCCTTCCGGGGCTGGGTGGGGTGTGGGATGTAACGGATTCACTGATCGCAACGTCCGTTCCCGGCTTTTTGTGCTTCGCAGCAGGGTTGGCGGGTGCATAG